A part of Rhodothermus sp. genomic DNA contains:
- a CDS encoding DUF2911 domain-containing protein — translation MYRFYPASLLLALLIAPAPAYAQDTVEVVPPPRSGSLERSPLALATTWIDSTYVKIVYGSPRKRGREIFGALVPYGEIWRTGANEATEITTTGDLIFGGHRLPAGTYSLYTIPYPDRWTIIINRALGQWGTFNYNPELDLFRFDVPTRQTDKRYEGFTITFEETDGQTYLYLRWDRTEVRIPIAVASE, via the coding sequence ATGTATCGCTTTTACCCCGCCAGTTTACTATTGGCCCTGCTGATAGCGCCAGCGCCTGCTTATGCTCAGGATACGGTCGAGGTCGTACCACCCCCACGTTCGGGCAGTCTGGAGCGCAGCCCCCTGGCGCTGGCTACCACCTGGATCGACAGTACGTACGTCAAAATCGTCTATGGCTCGCCGCGCAAGCGAGGCCGCGAAATCTTCGGAGCCCTGGTACCCTATGGCGAAATCTGGCGTACCGGTGCCAACGAAGCAACCGAAATCACCACCACCGGCGACCTGATCTTTGGCGGCCACCGCCTGCCTGCCGGTACCTATAGCCTCTACACAATTCCCTACCCCGATCGCTGGACGATCATTATCAACCGGGCGCTGGGACAGTGGGGAACCTTCAACTACAATCCAGAACTGGACCTTTTCCGCTTCGATGTGCCCACCCGTCAGACAGACAAGCGCTACGAAGGCTTTACAATCACCTTTGAAGAAACAGACGGCCAGACTTACCTGTACCTGCGCTGGGATCGCACCGAAGTACGCATTCCCATAGCGGTTGCCTCAGAATAG
- a CDS encoding T9SS type A sorting domain-containing protein has protein sequence MGALGFKQRRGVLLIGLVTASIATAQTVPVEGIDCACVETGAYKRPDKGKAPALVEDPQYANRATSPNGLYALSVKGGGGSSVTLTIVRVSSGEEVLRVSFNSADLRWGFSPDDHRFVVWGVDSAEQQRVLLYDLEQGSSNPVQRYELTQAGPSVVRFSDQGHYLLYVVVTDPGDGVTGRRGQVFMSVSARDGRIAYQASHSLHQAGQPGDKVGGMSWGFSPDTQDRTLAYVVDTGPNSVSWYLVNLAAGQVVQAQPISNVSGAAWRFAPCGDVIGLVLQSGATQMQITLFRTRNGEVLTSQTTKLVPYELRSTDTHHVLRSGGNDTELAVNAAPQACVTVSLSLAPSEVVGGEVVTGTLILAVPAPAGGKTFTLSSNSAAVQLPGSVTVATGNTSESFTIITQAVAADETVTITATDGSVQVSAALVVRAGMSGVQLVSLALETTSVTGGTRISGTVAVNRVVPAGGVLIALSVDHESATVNQTVEIEEGALQATFTVRTEPVRTTTSVTLTATYGASNQTASFLIYPPVIADVQLDPDSVVGGASVSGTVTLSGPAPSGNWTAWLTSDNPQIVELEADSLIFWEGTTQGFFSLQTRGVSQDTTVRVVVSQFIYGLDATIVVRPADLERLTYNPLASPCLLELNGRQRWGAVGGFPIVLDLVLNGEAPPEGAIIQLQSTDPTRVRLTPTVSFPARARQVSITAQTSPVDEPVQADLIAFYRDRKLSETLDLMPAPRQYRVTDIGFAPGTAHNRPEALNNYGQVVGMAGMIPYIWSMQEGLQPLPLPESSTSVRPVDVNDHGWIVGFATSGLSQTQPVLWRNGILKIWDQSGTFVAVNNRGQFAGAGADGIYRWSGEAPERLRLSEVWDGATLSMPYRGLNERGEVLGIIQRATSWARETHGIVWREGERPLFTFRFWTAGATGIPRFNSAGTIVAPLMEAYQYQDQIEAQFAYPILPGYVFMYPTAVTSTGEVVGNARFEDEEKGMVFWRAFWASAERAYALECLVVPEESRRLDGAVDINEAGQILAYTRDDWLTTYGRTVAAEDSTYAYLLTPATLMPADLGVTVSAERSTVVLGDSVVYLFQVTNQGGKDVPAVRLLPVLAVGLEPLSIAATQGSCVVDYGQHLRCALGTITSGASVTVTVGAQPTVPGRYLSYALVSGAGLDTVLANNKAEIELVVQPSGSRTATVTVAADETGTFDLSEAGLLITFTEGSTTDGSLTAQQRFEAPENAQRMIGITVQAPSGAIVADTVLTEWFWTVEAPMLSGMTYTVCLNISSLSQMVDPGTLVITRRATDTEAWRPHDSYARLVGNVVYLCTDGLTAFSEFALATSREMFSVVVTPGAEFGKAPYQISQIYPNPTRRWIHFTLHVREGQPVRIELFDILGRRIAVLYQGKLDAARPYHFRFDGDRWASGLYVLRVVGEQFQTVQRILRL, from the coding sequence ATGGGAGCTCTTGGATTCAAGCAGCGGAGGGGGGTACTGCTCATTGGACTGGTCACTGCATCCATAGCAACCGCCCAGACAGTTCCGGTTGAAGGTATCGATTGCGCGTGTGTAGAAACCGGTGCATATAAACGGCCAGATAAAGGGAAGGCGCCGGCACTGGTTGAAGATCCTCAGTATGCAAACCGGGCGACTTCACCCAATGGGCTTTACGCGTTGTCTGTAAAAGGAGGCGGAGGGAGCAGTGTGACGCTGACGATTGTCAGAGTTTCCAGCGGTGAAGAAGTATTACGTGTATCGTTTAATAGCGCAGACTTGCGGTGGGGATTCAGCCCGGATGACCATCGATTCGTAGTGTGGGGGGTAGATAGTGCGGAACAGCAACGTGTGTTGTTGTATGACCTGGAGCAAGGTTCCAGCAATCCGGTTCAGCGATATGAGCTAACCCAGGCAGGTCCCTCGGTTGTTCGTTTTTCGGATCAGGGGCATTATCTGCTTTACGTTGTCGTGACCGATCCGGGGGATGGCGTGACCGGTCGGCGGGGGCAGGTCTTTATGAGCGTGAGCGCTCGAGATGGTCGCATCGCATACCAGGCAAGTCATTCGTTACATCAAGCAGGACAGCCCGGCGATAAGGTAGGAGGGATGAGCTGGGGGTTCAGTCCGGATACGCAGGACCGGACGTTGGCTTATGTCGTGGATACCGGACCGAACTCGGTCAGCTGGTATCTGGTGAATCTGGCCGCAGGCCAGGTGGTGCAGGCGCAACCAATAAGTAATGTAAGCGGGGCGGCGTGGCGATTTGCGCCCTGCGGGGATGTGATTGGGCTGGTGCTCCAGTCAGGCGCCACGCAAATGCAGATTACCCTGTTTCGCACTCGAAATGGTGAGGTTCTTACCAGTCAGACCACTAAGCTGGTGCCTTATGAGTTACGAAGCACCGATACGCATCACGTCTTGCGCTCTGGAGGAAACGATACCGAGTTGGCGGTCAATGCGGCACCTCAGGCCTGTGTAACTGTGTCGTTGAGCCTGGCCCCCTCGGAAGTTGTTGGGGGCGAGGTGGTCACAGGCACGCTGATCCTGGCTGTACCCGCTCCGGCCGGGGGAAAGACGTTTACGCTGAGCAGCAACAGTGCGGCCGTTCAGCTGCCGGGCAGTGTCACGGTGGCTACTGGTAACACTTCGGAGAGTTTTACGATCATTACCCAGGCAGTAGCTGCTGATGAAACAGTCACAATTACGGCAACGGATGGAAGTGTTCAGGTCTCGGCAGCCCTGGTGGTGCGAGCGGGTATGTCCGGGGTGCAGCTTGTTAGCCTGGCTCTTGAAACGACTTCCGTGACCGGAGGGACACGGATTTCTGGAACGGTGGCTGTGAATCGGGTCGTACCTGCTGGGGGCGTTTTGATAGCCCTTTCCGTTGATCACGAATCGGCTACGGTAAATCAGACGGTCGAAATTGAAGAAGGGGCGTTGCAGGCGACGTTCACGGTAAGGACAGAGCCCGTCCGAACCACCACTTCGGTTACGCTTACCGCGACGTATGGCGCAAGCAACCAGACCGCTTCGTTTTTAATCTATCCGCCGGTTATTGCGGACGTGCAATTAGATCCTGATTCCGTTGTCGGGGGCGCTTCGGTGTCTGGAACCGTAACGCTGAGTGGCCCGGCGCCTTCCGGAAACTGGACAGCCTGGTTAACCTCAGACAACCCCCAGATTGTTGAGCTCGAAGCAGATTCGCTCATTTTCTGGGAAGGGACAACCCAGGGATTTTTCTCTTTGCAGACTCGCGGTGTAAGTCAGGACACTACGGTCAGGGTTGTGGTTTCTCAGTTTATCTACGGACTGGATGCGACGATCGTGGTGCGTCCGGCAGATCTGGAGCGCCTTACATACAATCCGCTTGCTTCTCCCTGTTTGCTGGAGCTGAACGGGAGACAAAGATGGGGGGCTGTAGGTGGGTTTCCGATCGTTCTGGATCTGGTGCTGAATGGCGAAGCGCCGCCGGAAGGGGCAATAATCCAGTTGCAGAGCACCGACCCGACACGGGTGAGGTTAACGCCCACGGTATCGTTCCCGGCTCGTGCCCGGCAGGTATCCATTACCGCCCAGACATCCCCAGTGGACGAGCCTGTGCAGGCAGATCTGATCGCCTTCTATCGAGATCGCAAACTCAGTGAAACCCTTGACCTGATGCCCGCGCCCCGGCAATACCGGGTAACCGACATCGGTTTTGCGCCGGGCACCGCACATAATCGGCCAGAAGCGCTGAATAATTATGGGCAGGTTGTGGGAATGGCAGGTATGATACCGTATATCTGGTCGATGCAAGAGGGATTGCAGCCGTTACCTCTGCCTGAATCCAGCACCTCGGTCCGGCCTGTTGATGTGAACGATCATGGATGGATTGTCGGGTTTGCCACCTCAGGACTTTCGCAAACGCAACCAGTTCTCTGGCGGAATGGAATCCTGAAAATCTGGGATCAATCGGGCACGTTTGTCGCCGTGAACAACCGAGGACAATTTGCTGGGGCCGGTGCAGATGGAATCTATCGATGGAGTGGCGAAGCCCCAGAACGGTTGCGGTTGTCCGAAGTCTGGGACGGGGCCACGTTGTCGATGCCGTATCGGGGGCTGAATGAACGGGGTGAGGTCCTGGGCATCATCCAGCGGGCTACGTCCTGGGCGCGTGAGACGCACGGGATCGTCTGGCGTGAGGGGGAGCGGCCGCTGTTTACGTTTCGTTTCTGGACCGCGGGGGCAACAGGCATTCCACGTTTCAACAGTGCGGGCACAATTGTCGCGCCGCTTATGGAGGCCTATCAGTACCAGGATCAAATTGAGGCACAATTTGCTTATCCGATCTTGCCGGGTTATGTCTTTATGTACCCTACAGCGGTAACCAGCACGGGCGAAGTAGTGGGAAACGCTCGCTTCGAGGATGAGGAAAAGGGCATGGTCTTCTGGCGTGCCTTCTGGGCTAGTGCCGAGAGAGCCTATGCGTTGGAGTGTCTGGTTGTGCCTGAGGAGAGCAGGCGTCTGGATGGCGCTGTGGATATCAACGAAGCCGGTCAGATTTTAGCTTACACGAGGGATGATTGGCTTACAACATATGGGAGAACGGTCGCTGCCGAAGACAGCACGTATGCTTATCTGCTGACGCCGGCAACGCTGATGCCGGCAGATCTGGGGGTTACCGTATCTGCCGAGAGGTCAACGGTTGTCTTAGGGGATTCGGTGGTTTACCTGTTCCAGGTAACAAACCAGGGCGGGAAAGATGTACCTGCTGTGCGCCTGTTACCGGTACTGGCGGTCGGCCTGGAGCCGCTGTCGATTGCGGCCACACAGGGTAGCTGCGTGGTGGATTATGGTCAGCATTTACGCTGTGCGTTGGGTACCATCACCTCGGGCGCATCGGTTACGGTTACCGTAGGGGCGCAGCCAACCGTTCCGGGTCGCTACCTTAGTTATGCGCTGGTTTCTGGGGCTGGGCTTGATACGGTGTTGGCCAACAATAAAGCCGAGATAGAACTCGTCGTGCAGCCGTCGGGATCAAGAACGGCCACGGTTACCGTCGCAGCGGATGAAACCGGTACGTTCGATCTCAGCGAAGCTGGTCTGCTCATAACGTTTACCGAAGGCAGCACGACAGATGGATCGCTGACCGCGCAGCAGCGCTTCGAGGCCCCTGAAAATGCGCAGCGTATGATCGGCATCACCGTGCAGGCCCCTTCGGGCGCTATCGTGGCTGATACCGTATTGACCGAGTGGTTCTGGACCGTGGAGGCCCCTATGTTGAGCGGGATGACCTACACGGTGTGTTTGAACATCAGTAGCTTGAGTCAAATGGTGGATCCGGGGACTCTGGTCATTACCCGCCGTGCCACAGACACCGAAGCATGGAGGCCGCACGACTCCTATGCTCGGCTGGTAGGCAATGTTGTCTATCTATGCACAGATGGGCTGACCGCCTTTTCGGAGTTTGCTCTGGCAACCTCGCGCGAGATGTTTTCGGTGGTTGTAACCCCGGGGGCCGAGTTTGGAAAGGCGCCTTATCAGATAAGTCAGATATATCCCAACCCTACACGCCGCTGGATCCACTTTACGCTTCATGTACGAGAGGGCCAACCGGTCCGTATCGAACTTTTTGATATACTGGGACGACGCATTGCCGTTTTATATCAGGGCAAGCTGGATGCAGCCAGACCTTATCATTTTCGATTTGATGGGGATCGGTGGGCCAGCGGCCTGTATGTACTACGGGTCGTGGGCGAGCAGTTTCAGACGGTTCAGCGGATATTACGCCTGTGA
- a CDS encoding phosphoglucomutase/phosphomannomutase family protein, which yields MAQIKFGTDGWRAVIADDFTFANLSRVAQATVRWLKKRYGDHPQVVIGHDTRFLGREFAEHVARIFAAQGISVRLASTFTTTPAVSWATKHFGCNAGIVITASHNPPKYNGFKIKADFGGPASPEMIAEVEKELPNAEPPAQLPAFDDLVSEDRITLVDLSTAYLNHLREKLDIDGIAHNLKIAHDAMFGAAQGMVSRLLGAEHVVELHCDWNPGFHGRPPEPIERNLKELAEVVVREKCDLGIANDGDADRIGLFDENGRFVTSHEILALLVRYLHKEQGFKGDIIKTFSTTHLLDKMGQAYGLRVETTPIGFKHIAKQMVTRDVLVGGEESGGIAVKGHIPERDGIYIGLLVAELLVRRGKKLSELIQELFDEFGPHHFFRIDLHTTDEKKQAALNQLRQTGGLKEVAGDAVREVQTLDGFKHITDRGWVLIRPSGTEPLLRVYAEAPTPEQAEAYVHHAIEQLGFAEVPTH from the coding sequence ATGGCACAGATCAAGTTTGGTACTGACGGATGGCGAGCCGTCATTGCCGACGACTTTACCTTCGCCAATCTGAGCCGTGTCGCACAGGCTACCGTTCGCTGGCTGAAAAAGCGCTATGGCGATCATCCACAGGTAGTCATCGGACACGACACACGTTTTCTGGGACGTGAGTTTGCCGAGCATGTCGCCCGCATTTTTGCAGCGCAGGGCATTTCAGTACGCCTGGCCAGTACATTCACGACAACGCCGGCCGTGAGCTGGGCTACCAAACACTTTGGCTGTAATGCCGGCATTGTGATCACGGCCAGCCACAATCCGCCCAAGTACAACGGCTTTAAAATCAAAGCAGACTTTGGCGGGCCGGCTTCGCCGGAGATGATCGCCGAGGTGGAAAAAGAACTGCCCAATGCCGAGCCACCGGCTCAGCTACCTGCTTTTGATGATCTGGTCAGTGAGGACCGCATTACGCTGGTTGATCTGAGCACAGCCTACCTGAACCACCTTCGAGAAAAGCTGGACATCGACGGCATCGCTCATAACCTGAAGATCGCCCACGATGCGATGTTCGGTGCTGCCCAGGGCATGGTCAGTCGTCTGCTGGGCGCCGAGCATGTCGTCGAGCTCCACTGCGACTGGAATCCGGGCTTTCACGGCCGGCCGCCAGAACCCATTGAACGCAACCTGAAAGAGCTGGCCGAGGTGGTTGTCCGTGAAAAGTGCGACCTGGGCATCGCCAACGACGGCGACGCTGATCGCATTGGCCTGTTTGACGAAAACGGCCGTTTCGTAACTTCCCATGAAATTCTGGCCCTACTTGTCCGGTATCTCCATAAAGAGCAAGGCTTCAAAGGCGACATTATCAAGACCTTTTCCACCACCCATCTGCTCGACAAGATGGGTCAGGCCTATGGACTGCGCGTAGAAACGACACCCATCGGCTTTAAGCACATCGCCAAGCAGATGGTTACGCGCGATGTGCTGGTGGGCGGCGAAGAGTCGGGCGGTATCGCCGTCAAAGGACACATTCCCGAACGCGACGGCATCTATATCGGACTCCTTGTGGCCGAACTGCTGGTGCGCCGCGGAAAGAAACTATCGGAACTGATACAGGAACTCTTTGACGAATTCGGTCCGCACCATTTCTTCCGCATCGACCTGCACACCACGGATGAGAAAAAGCAGGCTGCGCTGAATCAGCTACGTCAGACGGGCGGTCTGAAGGAGGTAGCCGGCGATGCCGTACGGGAGGTGCAGACGCTTGATGGCTTCAAACACATCACGGATCGCGGCTGGGTGCTGATCCGGCCTTCGGGTACCGAACCGCTGTTGCGCGTCTATGCCGAGGCGCCTACGCCCGAACAGGCCGAAGCCTACGTGCACCATGCCATTGAGCAGCTTGGCTTTGCCGAAGTCCCCACTCACTGA
- the recN gene encoding DNA repair protein RecN encodes MLRTLYIRDYALIEELEVEFGSGLNILTGETGAGKSILIGALKMILGERADTDMIRSGARKAVVEGVFDEADTPRIRALLEANAIDPMPQLIVRREIMAGQSRAFINDTPATVQLLREVAAHLIDLHGQHEHQSLLRTETHLELLDNFGSLGGLRDTYHRHYEAVARLIREREALMARRRELQEQKERYAFEIEEIDRVNPQEGEEEALEAELRILEHAEQLYEATARLYELLYESENAVHDQLVLARNELQDLTRIDRSFEEALQEIRSAQISVAEIAKFLQDYNARIEFNPDRLEEIRARLVELELLKRKYGGTLEAVRSYREEIGRKYALATDFEGTLEQLDRQLAEAMQALSTAAQRLSTKRREVAERIEQAIVSELAVLGMPDSRFEVRFTHRPDPEGWIVMPVPGREPERYAAFTTGMDQVEFYITTNPGEPLRPLARVASGGEVSRIMLALKTILAKSDRLPILVFDEIDTGISGAIAHRVGERLHDLASYHQIIAITHLPQIAAFGDVHFLVEKVVEDGRAKTRIRRLSDEERAHQVATLMSGAEVTEAALESARELIRQVTTRERMPEA; translated from the coding sequence ATGCTGCGGACGCTCTACATTCGAGACTATGCGCTTATCGAGGAGCTGGAGGTTGAGTTCGGCAGCGGACTCAACATCCTCACCGGCGAAACCGGTGCGGGTAAGTCTATTCTGATTGGCGCGCTCAAAATGATCCTGGGCGAGCGGGCCGACACGGACATGATCCGTAGCGGAGCTCGTAAAGCCGTGGTCGAAGGCGTGTTCGACGAAGCCGATACGCCCCGTATCCGTGCGTTGCTGGAGGCAAACGCCATCGATCCCATGCCCCAGCTTATCGTCCGCCGCGAGATTATGGCCGGGCAGAGCCGTGCCTTTATCAACGACACCCCGGCCACCGTGCAGCTCCTGCGTGAAGTGGCCGCGCATCTGATTGACCTGCATGGCCAGCATGAGCACCAGAGCCTGCTCCGCACCGAAACGCACCTGGAGCTGCTCGACAACTTCGGCAGCCTGGGAGGCTTGCGAGACACTTACCACCGCCACTATGAGGCCGTGGCACGTCTGATTCGGGAGCGCGAGGCGCTCATGGCACGCCGACGCGAACTCCAGGAGCAGAAAGAACGCTACGCGTTCGAAATTGAAGAGATTGACCGGGTCAACCCACAGGAAGGTGAAGAAGAAGCGCTCGAGGCGGAGCTGCGCATCCTCGAACACGCTGAACAACTCTACGAAGCTACGGCACGGCTCTACGAATTACTTTATGAGTCCGAAAATGCTGTGCATGACCAGTTGGTGCTGGCCCGTAACGAACTGCAGGATCTGACCCGGATTGACCGAAGTTTCGAGGAAGCGCTGCAGGAAATTCGTTCGGCCCAGATCAGCGTGGCCGAAATTGCCAAGTTTTTGCAGGATTACAATGCACGCATTGAGTTCAATCCGGATCGGCTCGAGGAAATCCGTGCCCGACTGGTCGAACTGGAGCTACTCAAGCGAAAATATGGAGGCACGCTGGAGGCCGTGCGGTCCTATCGCGAGGAGATCGGCCGCAAGTATGCACTGGCCACGGACTTTGAAGGAACGTTGGAGCAGCTCGATCGGCAACTGGCCGAAGCCATGCAAGCCCTCTCGACAGCAGCGCAGCGGCTGTCGACCAAACGGCGTGAGGTGGCCGAGCGAATTGAGCAGGCCATTGTGAGCGAACTGGCTGTGCTGGGCATGCCAGACAGCCGTTTTGAGGTGCGTTTTACCCATCGGCCCGACCCAGAAGGATGGATCGTAATGCCCGTACCCGGTCGGGAGCCTGAGCGCTACGCGGCCTTTACGACAGGCATGGACCAGGTAGAATTCTACATTACGACCAATCCCGGTGAACCGTTGCGACCGCTCGCGCGGGTGGCTTCAGGGGGCGAGGTCAGTCGCATCATGCTGGCGCTCAAAACGATCCTGGCCAAAAGCGACCGCCTGCCTATCCTGGTATTCGACGAAATCGATACAGGTATTTCGGGGGCTATCGCCCATCGGGTAGGAGAACGGTTGCACGATCTGGCCAGCTACCATCAGATCATTGCCATTACGCATCTGCCGCAGATTGCTGCCTTTGGCGATGTGCATTTTCTCGTGGAGAAAGTAGTCGAAGACGGTCGTGCCAAGACGCGGATTCGGCGGTTGTCGGACGAAGAGCGGGCCCATCAGGTAGCGACGCTGATGAGCGGTGCGGAAGTAACTGAGGCGGCACTGGAAAGCGCCCGAGAACTGATTCGTCAGGTCACCACGCGCGAGCGAATGCCCGAAGCCTGA
- a CDS encoding GAF domain-containing protein, with the protein MSPLSVNAGVKERVRHYEAVLRQIDALLEGETDWIAAMATVACALHHAFDYYHWTGFYRAVSDDLLIVGPYQGTHGCLRIPFSRGVCGAAARTRQTQLVPDVHQFPDHIACSSTTQSEIVVPVLTPDGRLLAVLDVDSDEPAAFNATDQHYLEQLCAELGRRFADTSLR; encoded by the coding sequence TTGTCGCCACTTTCAGTTAACGCCGGCGTCAAAGAGCGAGTCCGGCATTATGAAGCCGTGCTCCGACAGATCGATGCGCTGCTTGAAGGCGAGACGGACTGGATCGCCGCCATGGCAACGGTAGCCTGTGCGCTGCATCATGCCTTTGACTATTATCACTGGACGGGTTTCTACCGGGCCGTTTCAGACGATCTGCTTATTGTAGGGCCCTACCAGGGCACGCACGGATGTCTGCGCATCCCTTTCAGTCGAGGGGTGTGCGGTGCCGCCGCCCGCACGCGGCAGACCCAGCTCGTGCCCGACGTACATCAGTTTCCCGATCACATTGCGTGCTCCTCAACCACGCAATCTGAAATCGTCGTTCCAGTGCTGACGCCCGACGGTCGTCTACTCGCCGTGCTGGACGTTGACTCGGACGAACCGGCTGCTTTCAATGCGACCGATCAGCACTATCTGGAGCAGCTTTGTGCCGAGCTGGGACGTCGATTTGCCGATACGTCTCTACGTTGA